A segment of the Bacillus licheniformis DSM 13 = ATCC 14580 genome:
TAAAAATACGAAAAAAATCACGTTGTATGAGAACGGAAAGCTGATTTGGGGCACTGAACCTAAATAACGGCACTTTGACGGACACCGGATATGGTGTCCGTTTTCGTATATATTATAATGGAAGGAATGAGGAATATTTTTGTAAACATGAAAGGAGATGGATGTATGAATGAAACATTGCAGCAATACATGATGCTTGTCAAGGAACACTATGACACGATCAATGGACCGGATTACACAGGCAAGGAGGAAGACATTGAAAAGAGAAAGGAACAAATCGAGCTTTACGCCAAAACGCTTCAGCAAGGCTTTTCAACAGATGATGACTATGATGAATTCGCAGATGCCGTGATTAAATGCGCATACGGAGATCTGACGGTGGAAGAATTAGAAACGGTTTATCGGGAATTAACGTCTCCATAATCAATAAAATAAGGGGGAGGAGAAGCATGAAAGACATGATCATGAAGACAGACCGGCTTATTTTGCGAAAAATGAGGCGCGATGACGCCGAAAACCTGCTCGAAATCTTTTCTGACCCGATAGCAATGGAATATTATCCATCGACAAAGAATGAAAAACAGACATTGCAATGGATCGACCGGACGCTTGAAAACTATGAAAAACACGGAACCGGTCTGTGGGTTGCCGAACATAAACAAACGGGCGAATTTTTAGGCCAATGCGGCATCGTGCCACAGGAAGTCGAAGGATCGAACGAAATGGAAATCGGCTATTTGTTTAAACGGAGCGTCTGGAAAAACGGCTATGCAACCGAAGCAGCATCAGCATGCAAACAATATGGATTTGAGTCATTTCATCTGAAAAAAATCGTATCTTTACCTGATGCGCAAAATCTGCCGTCCAGAAAAGTAGCCGAACGAATCGGCATGACTTTAGAAAAAACAATACATAAATGGGGAAAAGAAATTGCCGTATATTCAGTGTATCGCTAAATTTTTATTCTGTCTCACTAACTTGAGTATACTTTGAGATTGAGACAGAATTTCTTTTTAATCCTTAACTTCCGAGAATATATATTATGTAAACTAGAAAGAAATGAAGGTTAGGATTATACAATGTTCCTCCTGTACGACGGTTCTTTGACATAACCCATTCTTCTCAAACTCCTTCTCCTTTAACTTATAAAAATTGATCTCTTCTTGTGATCATCTTTGTACAAAAGAATTGTAATTTTGAAGGGAATAAACACTTCTTTGCTTGCATATTCATTTAGTTTTAATTGGGCGCGATTCTCCCTATCAAATCAAAACTCATCTCAATATCTATATGTCAATATAGTATAAATTCATTTGGTATGATCTGTTCTAGAATCCAGCCAATTTCTAACATCTTCAACGGTGAAAACACCGCTTATCATCTCAAATAGAAAACAATGCCTGAAATATGAGAGAGCCGATAACCGCGTAATAGGGTTATCGGCTTTGTGTCTGTACGGC
Coding sequences within it:
- a CDS encoding YnfE family protein; this translates as MNETLQQYMMLVKEHYDTINGPDYTGKEEDIEKRKEQIELYAKTLQQGFSTDDDYDEFADAVIKCAYGDLTVEELETVYRELTSP
- a CDS encoding GNAT family N-acetyltransferase encodes the protein MKDMIMKTDRLILRKMRRDDAENLLEIFSDPIAMEYYPSTKNEKQTLQWIDRTLENYEKHGTGLWVAEHKQTGEFLGQCGIVPQEVEGSNEMEIGYLFKRSVWKNGYATEAASACKQYGFESFHLKKIVSLPDAQNLPSRKVAERIGMTLEKTIHKWGKEIAVYSVYR